A part of Pectobacterium cacticida genomic DNA contains:
- the sucA gene encoding 2-oxoglutarate dehydrogenase E1 component: MQNGAMKAWLDSSYLAGANQSYIEQLYEDFLTDPDSIEHSWRTIFQQLPTSGVKPDQLHSKTREYFRRLAKDTSRFTSSVTDPDIDAKQVKVLQLINAFRFRGHQQANLDPIFLRPQEPVAELDLAYHNLTQDDLEESFNVGSFAAGKDTMKLKDLYAALKRTYCGSVGAEYMHITSTEEKRWIQQRIESVTGQYTFTVEEKRRFLKELTAAEGLERYLGAKYPGAKRFSLEGGDALVPMLKELIRHAGSNGTREVVLGMAHRGRLNVLVNVLGKKPRDLFDEFSGKHKEHLGTGDVKYHQGFSSEFETAGGLVHLALAFNPSHLEIVSPVVTGSVRARLDRLNSQSGPRVLPITIHGDAAISGQGVVQELLNMSTVRGYEVGGTLRIVINNRIGFTTSHPLDIRSTEYCTDIGKMVQAPIFHVNADDPEAVAFVTRLALDFRNTFKRDVFVDLICYRRHGHNEADEPSATQPMMYQKIKKHPTPRKVYADRLEQEKVVTLGDATEMVNLYRDALDSGECVVEEWREMNMQSFTWTPYLNHEWDESYPHAVEMKRLQELAKRISEIPEGIEVHPRVAKVYADRAEMAAGNKLFDWGGAEMLAYATLVDEGIPIRLSGEDTGRGTFFHRHAVVHNQKNGSSYTPLNHVHNAQGAFNVWDSVLSEEAVLAFEYGYATAEPRTLTIWEAQFGDFANGAQVVIDQFISSGEQKWGRMCGLVMLLPHGYEGQGPEHSSARLERYLQLCAEQNMQVCIPSTPAQVYHMLRRQALRGMRRPLVVMSPKSLLRHPRAVSSLEELANGSFQPAIGEIEALDPAAVKRVVLCSGKVYYDLLEQRRKNEQKDVAIVRIEQLYPFPHQAVQAVLEPFAHVHDFVWCQEEPLNQGSWYCSQHHFREVIPFGASLRYAGRPASASPAVGYMSVHQKQQKALVDDALNVD; encoded by the coding sequence ATGCAGAACGGCGCAATGAAGGCCTGGCTGGATTCCTCCTATTTGGCGGGTGCGAATCAGTCCTACATAGAGCAACTCTATGAAGATTTTTTAACCGATCCTGACTCGATCGAACATAGCTGGCGCACGATCTTCCAGCAATTGCCTACGAGTGGGGTCAAACCGGATCAACTCCATTCTAAAACGCGTGAATACTTCCGCCGCCTGGCAAAGGATACCTCGCGTTTTACCTCGTCAGTCACCGACCCCGATATTGACGCTAAGCAGGTCAAGGTGTTGCAACTGATCAATGCGTTCCGTTTTCGTGGTCATCAGCAAGCCAATCTGGACCCGATTTTCCTGCGCCCTCAGGAACCCGTTGCCGAGCTGGATCTGGCCTACCATAACTTGACGCAGGATGATTTGGAAGAATCCTTCAATGTGGGGTCCTTCGCCGCTGGCAAAGACACCATGAAACTGAAAGATTTGTATGCGGCTTTAAAGCGTACGTATTGTGGTTCCGTTGGTGCGGAATACATGCACATCACCAGTACGGAAGAGAAGCGCTGGATTCAACAGCGTATCGAGTCGGTAACGGGGCAATATACCTTTACGGTAGAAGAAAAACGCCGTTTCCTTAAAGAACTCACGGCGGCGGAAGGGTTAGAACGTTATCTGGGTGCCAAATATCCCGGTGCCAAGCGTTTCTCACTGGAAGGCGGCGATGCGCTGGTCCCAATGCTGAAAGAACTGATTCGTCATGCTGGCTCGAATGGCACCCGCGAAGTGGTCTTGGGGATGGCGCACCGTGGTCGTCTTAATGTCCTGGTCAACGTATTGGGTAAGAAGCCACGGGATCTGTTTGACGAATTTTCCGGAAAGCATAAAGAACATCTCGGCACCGGCGATGTGAAATATCACCAGGGGTTCTCCTCTGAATTTGAAACCGCTGGCGGGTTGGTGCATTTAGCGTTGGCGTTCAACCCATCGCATCTGGAGATCGTCAGTCCGGTTGTTACCGGTTCGGTACGAGCGCGCCTCGATCGTCTGAACAGTCAGAGTGGTCCACGAGTGTTGCCGATTACCATTCACGGTGATGCGGCAATTAGCGGTCAGGGAGTGGTGCAGGAATTGTTGAACATGTCGACGGTGCGCGGCTATGAAGTGGGCGGCACGCTGCGGATTGTCATCAATAACCGCATCGGCTTTACTACTTCTCATCCGCTGGATATCCGTTCTACCGAATACTGTACCGATATTGGCAAAATGGTACAGGCGCCGATTTTTCACGTTAATGCGGATGATCCGGAAGCGGTGGCGTTTGTTACGCGCCTGGCATTGGATTTCCGCAATACCTTTAAACGTGATGTCTTTGTCGATCTTATCTGTTACCGCCGCCATGGGCATAATGAAGCTGATGAGCCTAGCGCTACGCAGCCAATGATGTATCAGAAAATCAAAAAGCATCCGACGCCGCGTAAAGTCTACGCCGATCGGTTAGAGCAGGAGAAGGTGGTCACGTTGGGCGACGCCACCGAAATGGTTAATCTATACCGCGATGCACTGGATTCTGGCGAATGTGTGGTGGAAGAATGGCGTGAAATGAATATGCAGTCCTTCACTTGGACGCCATATCTGAACCATGAGTGGGATGAATCTTATCCACACGCAGTGGAAATGAAGCGTTTACAGGAACTGGCGAAGCGTATCAGCGAAATACCGGAAGGCATTGAGGTTCATCCGCGAGTCGCTAAAGTTTATGCCGATCGCGCTGAAATGGCCGCTGGCAACAAACTGTTCGACTGGGGCGGAGCGGAAATGCTGGCCTATGCTACGTTGGTTGATGAAGGAATCCCCATTCGCCTGTCTGGTGAGGACACCGGTCGTGGCACGTTCTTCCACCGGCATGCCGTCGTGCATAATCAAAAAAATGGCTCCAGCTACACACCATTAAATCATGTGCATAACGCGCAGGGCGCGTTTAACGTCTGGGATTCTGTGTTATCTGAAGAAGCGGTTCTGGCATTTGAATATGGTTATGCGACAGCAGAACCGCGCACGTTGACTATTTGGGAAGCGCAGTTTGGTGACTTCGCGAACGGTGCCCAGGTGGTGATCGACCAATTCATCAGTTCCGGTGAACAGAAGTGGGGCCGGATGTGCGGATTGGTAATGCTGTTGCCGCATGGTTACGAAGGCCAGGGGCCAGAGCACTCCTCCGCCAGATTGGAGCGATATCTTCAATTGTGCGCGGAGCAAAATATGCAGGTTTGTATTCCGTCAACGCCAGCTCAGGTGTATCACATGCTGCGCCGTCAGGCGCTACGTGGAATGCGTCGTCCGCTGGTGGTCATGTCGCCGAAATCCCTCTTGCGCCATCCGCGGGCGGTTTCTTCACTGGAAGAGCTGGCGAATGGTTCCTTCCAGCCCGCAATTGGTGAAATAGAAGCGTTGGATCCGGCTGCCGTGAAGCGCGTCGTGCTTTGTTCTGGTAAGGTTTATTATGATTTGCTGGAGCAGCGCCGTAAGAATGAGCAAAAAGATGTTGCGATCGTGCGTATCGAGCAACTTTATCCGTTCCCGCATCAGGCTGTTCAGGCGGTACTGGAGCCTTTTGCCCATGTCCACGATTTCGTATGGTGCCAGGAAGAACCGCTGAATCAGGGATCCTGGTATTGCAGTCAGCACCATTTCCGTGAAGTCATTCCGTTTGGGGCGTCTTTACGTTATGCCGGGCGTCCGGCGTCTGCCTCACCTGCCGTTGGCTATATGTCCGTACACCAGAAACAGCAGAAAGCTCTGGTTGATGACGCGCTGAACGTTGATTAA
- a CDS encoding succinate dehydrogenase iron-sulfur subunit produces the protein MKVEFSIYRYNPDVDDAPRMQDYQLEAEEGRDMMLLDALILLKEQDPTLSFRRSCREGVCGSDGVNMNGKNGLACITPVSALRRGNRPIVIRPLPGLPVVRDLVVDMGQFYAQYEKIKPYLLNNGKNPPAREHLQSPDQRAKLDGLYECIMCACCSTSCPSFWWNPDKFVGPAGLLAAYRFLIDSRDTETQPRLDNLDDAFSVFRCHGIMNCVNVCPKGLNPTKAIGHIKSMLLHRSA, from the coding sequence ATGAAAGTCGAATTTTCTATTTATCGTTACAACCCGGATGTTGACGATGCTCCGCGGATGCAGGATTACCAATTAGAGGCGGAAGAAGGCCGCGACATGATGCTGTTGGATGCGCTGATCCTGTTAAAGGAACAGGATCCCACGCTGTCATTTCGGCGTTCCTGCCGTGAGGGCGTGTGTGGATCTGATGGTGTGAATATGAACGGTAAAAACGGGTTGGCCTGTATTACCCCGGTTTCCGCCCTACGCCGAGGGAACCGCCCGATTGTTATCCGTCCTTTACCTGGATTACCGGTGGTGCGTGATTTGGTTGTAGACATGGGGCAATTCTATGCTCAATATGAGAAAATAAAGCCTTACCTGTTGAATAATGGGAAAAATCCACCCGCGCGTGAGCATCTGCAATCGCCGGATCAACGTGCTAAGCTGGATGGATTATACGAGTGTATCATGTGCGCCTGCTGTTCAACGTCCTGCCCATCGTTTTGGTGGAACCCAGACAAGTTTGTCGGGCCGGCGGGGTTGCTGGCGGCTTACCGTTTCCTGATCGACAGCCGCGATACGGAAACTCAACCGCGCCTGGACAATCTGGATGATGCGTTTAGCGTTTTCCGCTGCCACGGCATTATGAACTGCGTTAACGTATGCCCGAAAGGGCTGAATCCGACAAAGGCTATTGGGCATATTAAATCGATGTTATTGCATCGCAGCGCATAA